The following are encoded together in the SAR86 cluster bacterium genome:
- a CDS encoding ribonucleotide-diphosphate reductase subunit beta: protein MLNWDEFEEKEKVELINSAPVEIQQNKEISQEVQEETSKIILDTSKGGSRLEKAKAAIENFDSQLGEETLEGSGSRVSVDQKAMINCRADVNQLVPFKYEWAWQKYLDGSANHWMPQEVNMTSDIALWKSEEGLSADERKIVMRSLGFFSTADSLVANNLVLSVYKHITNPECRQYLLRQSLEEAIHTHAYQYVIQSLAMDEAELFNMYREVPSVARKASWALEFTKELDNPNFMTGTDETDKKLLKNLIAFYCVLEGIFFYCGFTQILSMGRRNKMTGTSEQFQYILRDESMHLNFGIDVINQIKLENPQLWDEEMQEQAAGMILQGMQLEIEYARDTMPRGVLGMNANMMEEYLNYIGNRRLIQIGLEEEFPKAENPFPWMSEIMDLRKEKNFFETRVTEYQTGGALSWD, encoded by the coding sequence ATGTTAAATTGGGATGAATTTGAAGAAAAAGAAAAAGTAGAGCTTATAAATAGTGCACCTGTAGAGATTCAGCAGAACAAAGAAATTTCTCAGGAAGTACAAGAAGAGACATCAAAAATAATCTTAGATACCTCAAAAGGAGGATCAAGATTAGAAAAAGCAAAAGCAGCTATAGAAAACTTTGACTCTCAATTAGGCGAAGAAACGCTAGAAGGTTCTGGGTCTAGAGTAAGTGTTGATCAAAAAGCAATGATAAATTGCCGAGCAGATGTTAATCAGCTAGTTCCTTTTAAATATGAATGGGCCTGGCAAAAATACCTTGATGGTAGTGCAAACCACTGGATGCCCCAAGAAGTAAACATGACCTCTGATATAGCTTTATGGAAATCAGAAGAAGGTCTTTCTGCAGACGAAAGAAAGATAGTTATGAGAAGTTTAGGTTTCTTTTCTACTGCAGATTCTCTTGTTGCTAATAATCTTGTTTTATCAGTCTATAAACACATAACTAATCCAGAGTGCAGACAGTATCTCCTTAGACAAAGCTTAGAAGAAGCTATTCATACTCATGCATATCAATATGTGATCCAATCTTTAGCAATGGATGAAGCTGAGTTATTTAACATGTATAGAGAAGTTCCTTCTGTTGCAAGAAAAGCCTCTTGGGCGCTAGAATTTACTAAAGAACTAGACAACCCTAACTTCATGACAGGAACGGATGAAACGGATAAGAAGTTACTAAAAAATCTAATTGCTTTTTACTGCGTACTTGAGGGAATTTTCTTTTACTGCGGATTCACTCAAATACTGTCTATGGGGAGAAGAAATAAGATGACTGGAACATCAGAACAATTTCAATACATCTTAAGAGATGAATCAATGCATCTTAATTTTGGAATAGATGTGATAAACCAAATTAAATTGGAAAATCCTCAACTCTGGGACGAAGAGATGCAGGAGCAAGCAGCTGGCATGATACTTCAAGGCATGCAACTAGAAATAGAATACGCAAGGGACACTATGCCAAGGGGAGTCCTAGGTATGAACGCCAATATGATGGAAGAATATCTTAATTACATCGGCAACAGAAGACTAATTCAAATAGGGTTAGAAGAAGAATTTCCTAAAGCAGAAAACCCATTTCCTTGGATGTCAGAAATCATGGATTTGAGAAAAGAAAAGAACTTTTTTGAAACTAGAGTCACAGAATACCAGACCGGTGGCGCTCTTTCTTGGGACTAG
- a CDS encoding ribonucleoside-diphosphate reductase subunit alpha yields the protein MERTEQTTTKETNENQSQSQKAQPAIAPGQLRVIKRNGAVVSFDAEKIAIAMTKAFLAVEGGAAAASTRIHDKVNQYANSITDTFQRRMPSGGTLHIEEIQDQVELELMRSGERKVARTYVLYREERRNARTDEIQETQNSQEIKNNLKVKLEDGTEENLDLDRIKKVVVEACSKLPGTSSEEIVIEAEKNLYDGVSLEDVKTSLVMTSRTLVEKEPNYTFATARILLDNIRTEALRYLEVAKSATHEEMETLYPIALSSFIKKGIQNGILNEDLANFDLEILGKELQKDRDNQFTYLGLQTLYDRYFIHDGDIRYELPQVFFMRVAMGLSLGEEDKEGKAIEFYKLLSSFDYMSSTPTLFNAGTVHSQLSSCYLTTVPDDLHGIYGAIQDNAMLSKWAGGLGNDWTPVRGLGSQIKGTNGKSQGVVPFLKVVNDTAVAVNQGGKRKGAVCSYLETWHMDIEEFVELRKNTGDDRRRTHDMNTANWVPDLFMERVSEGKHWTLFTPSDTPDLHDLYGKEFKKVYERYEKQTETGEITFFKKIDAGELWKKMLSMLFETGHPWITFKDACNIRSPQQHTGVIHSSNLCTEITLNTSQEEIAVCNLGSVNLTHHLIDGELDESKLEKTINTAIRMLDNVIDINYYAVKAAENSNAKHRPIGLGIMGFHDALYALEIPYASQEAVEFADKSMEMVSYFAIKASSNLASERGKYSTYDGSLWSKGILPIDSLKNLRENRGEDYLDVDESSKMDWPKLRELINSQGMRNSNVMAIAPTATIANITGVTQSIEPTYQNLFVKSNLSGEFTVANLYLVDALKEEGIWDDVMINDLKYFDGNVDKIARIPEKIKKLYATAFDIEPKWIIEAASRRQKWIDQSQSLNLYINEPSGKKLDIMYRMAWLKGLKTTYYLRSKGATTAEKSTIHTGELNAVSASSEPAPLPEACSITDPDCDACQ from the coding sequence ATGGAAAGAACAGAACAAACAACCACAAAAGAGACAAACGAGAACCAAAGTCAAAGCCAGAAAGCACAGCCAGCAATAGCGCCAGGCCAACTAAGAGTAATTAAAAGAAACGGAGCAGTAGTTTCATTCGATGCAGAAAAAATAGCCATAGCTATGACAAAAGCCTTCTTAGCTGTAGAAGGAGGAGCTGCGGCTGCCTCTACAAGAATCCACGACAAAGTTAATCAATATGCAAATTCAATTACTGATACTTTTCAAAGAAGAATGCCTTCTGGGGGAACTCTACACATAGAGGAAATCCAAGACCAGGTAGAACTCGAGCTTATGCGCTCAGGGGAACGAAAAGTGGCAAGAACCTACGTTCTGTATAGAGAAGAAAGACGGAATGCTAGAACAGATGAAATCCAAGAAACCCAAAATAGCCAAGAAATAAAAAATAACCTAAAAGTAAAACTCGAAGACGGAACAGAAGAAAACCTAGATCTTGACAGAATAAAAAAAGTAGTAGTAGAAGCCTGCAGCAAACTCCCAGGAACCAGTTCTGAAGAAATAGTGATAGAGGCAGAAAAAAATCTCTATGACGGTGTTTCTTTGGAAGATGTAAAAACCTCACTAGTAATGACTTCTAGAACTCTGGTAGAAAAAGAGCCAAACTATACCTTCGCTACAGCAAGAATTCTTTTAGATAATATCAGAACAGAGGCTTTGAGGTACTTAGAGGTGGCCAAGTCTGCCACTCATGAAGAAATGGAAACTTTATACCCAATCGCCCTGTCTTCTTTTATAAAAAAAGGGATCCAGAACGGAATACTAAATGAAGATTTAGCAAACTTTGATCTAGAAATTCTAGGTAAAGAACTACAAAAGGATAGAGATAATCAATTTACGTACTTAGGACTTCAAACTTTATATGACAGGTATTTTATCCATGACGGAGACATAAGGTATGAGCTACCTCAAGTGTTCTTTATGAGAGTAGCGATGGGACTCTCCCTGGGAGAGGAAGATAAAGAAGGAAAAGCAATTGAATTTTATAAGTTGCTTTCAAGCTTTGACTATATGAGTTCAACCCCAACTCTATTTAATGCTGGAACAGTCCACTCACAATTGTCATCATGTTATCTAACTACTGTTCCTGATGATCTTCATGGAATATATGGAGCAATACAAGACAATGCGATGCTCTCAAAATGGGCTGGAGGCTTAGGAAATGACTGGACCCCTGTTAGAGGATTAGGTTCTCAAATAAAAGGAACAAATGGAAAATCTCAAGGTGTTGTTCCTTTCTTAAAAGTAGTTAATGACACGGCAGTAGCAGTAAACCAAGGAGGAAAAAGGAAAGGAGCTGTTTGTTCATATCTTGAAACCTGGCACATGGATATAGAAGAGTTTGTGGAGCTAAGAAAAAATACAGGGGACGATAGAAGAAGAACGCATGACATGAATACAGCCAACTGGGTTCCTGATTTATTCATGGAAAGGGTCTCGGAGGGAAAGCATTGGACCCTATTTACGCCTAGCGACACACCAGATCTTCATGACTTATATGGCAAAGAATTTAAAAAAGTTTACGAAAGATATGAAAAACAAACAGAAACAGGAGAAATAACCTTTTTCAAAAAAATAGATGCAGGCGAGCTATGGAAAAAGATGCTTTCTATGTTATTTGAAACAGGACATCCTTGGATCACTTTTAAAGATGCTTGCAATATAAGATCTCCACAGCAGCATACTGGAGTGATTCACTCATCTAACCTCTGTACTGAAATAACCCTAAATACAAGCCAAGAAGAAATAGCAGTATGTAATCTAGGCTCTGTTAACTTAACACATCATCTTATAGATGGAGAGCTAGATGAATCTAAACTAGAGAAAACTATAAATACAGCAATCCGCATGTTAGATAATGTAATAGATATAAATTATTACGCCGTAAAAGCAGCGGAAAATTCCAATGCTAAACATAGGCCTATAGGCCTTGGAATCATGGGTTTTCATGACGCTCTATATGCCCTTGAGATACCTTACGCATCTCAAGAAGCAGTAGAGTTTGCTGATAAATCTATGGAAATGGTAAGTTACTTCGCAATTAAAGCGTCTTCTAACCTAGCCTCAGAGAGAGGAAAGTATAGTACTTATGACGGCTCTTTATGGAGTAAAGGAATCTTGCCTATAGATTCATTAAAAAATCTTAGAGAAAATCGAGGAGAAGACTACCTAGACGTAGATGAGAGCTCTAAAATGGATTGGCCTAAACTAAGAGAATTAATTAATAGTCAGGGTATGAGAAACTCTAATGTGATGGCTATAGCCCCAACAGCTACCATAGCTAATATAACGGGCGTTACACAGTCCATAGAACCCACCTATCAGAACTTATTTGTGAAGTCTAACTTGTCGGGAGAGTTCACGGTAGCAAATCTCTATCTAGTAGATGCCCTTAAAGAGGAAGGAATTTGGGACGATGTAATGATTAATGACTTAAAGTATTTTGATGGCAACGTAGATAAAATTGCGCGTATTCCTGAAAAAATTAAAAAACTATACGCTACTGCCTTTGATATAGAACCTAAATGGATAATAGAAGCCGCAAGTAGAAGGCAGAAATGGATTGATCAAAGCCAGTCGCTTAACCTCTATATAAATGAACCCAGCGGAAAAAAACTAGATATTATGTATCGAATGGCTTGGCTCAAAGGTTTAAAAACTACTTATTACCTAAGATCTAAAGGAGCGACCACAGCAGAGAAATCCACTATCCACACGGGAGAGCTCAATGCAGTCAGTGCATCTTCAGAACCTGCCCCCCTTCCTGAAGCTTGCTCTATCACCGATCCAGACTGCGACGCTTGTCAATAA
- a CDS encoding glycerophosphodiester phosphodiesterase family protein has translation MIDIIGHRGASEDAPENTLAAIEEAWKQQADGVEVDVRITSDGNLVCIHDNNFLRTTGKDNLIDELSLEEIKKLDAGSWRGKEWTNSAVPTLLEVLNSMPENKKIFIEVKSGIEVKESLINTIQESKISEKMVYIISFNREILSQVKKDLPGIKTNFLISFDQSNILDIDSLNSVILKSNIDGIGAQAHPQLTESFINSITAINKKVHVWTVDQPEQAKLYSRLGLSSITTNRPGEIKTLLLAS, from the coding sequence ATGATAGATATAATTGGACACAGGGGAGCTTCTGAAGATGCACCGGAAAATACACTGGCTGCGATTGAAGAGGCTTGGAAGCAACAAGCAGACGGCGTTGAGGTTGACGTTAGGATCACTTCTGATGGGAACCTAGTTTGTATACATGATAATAACTTCTTGAGAACCACTGGGAAAGATAACTTGATAGATGAATTAAGCTTAGAAGAAATTAAGAAGCTAGATGCAGGATCTTGGCGAGGAAAAGAATGGACTAACTCAGCAGTCCCTACTTTACTTGAAGTCTTAAACTCCATGCCTGAAAATAAAAAAATATTTATAGAAGTAAAGTCAGGTATAGAAGTAAAAGAGTCTCTAATAAACACAATACAAGAGTCTAAAATTTCTGAAAAAATGGTTTATATAATATCTTTCAATAGAGAAATTTTGAGTCAAGTGAAAAAGGACCTACCAGGCATAAAGACTAATTTTCTTATTTCCTTTGACCAAAGTAATATTCTAGACATAGACTCTTTAAATTCTGTAATACTGAAGAGTAATATAGATGGAATTGGCGCTCAAGCACATCCTCAATTAACAGAAAGCTTCATAAATTCTATTACCGCTATTAATAAAAAAGTGCATGTTTGGACTGTTGATCAACCAGAACAGGCTAAGCTTTATTCCAGGTTGGGCCTGAGTTCGATAACAACTAATAGACCGGGCGAAATTAAAACCCTTTTACTAGCTTCCTAG
- a CDS encoding rhodanese-like domain-containing protein, with product MKHNQTFLELVQDALSRVSEIDTIQLKSKLDSQEEIYIIDTREDREWDQGRIPNSLHLGKGIIERDIENSIPNRDAQIVLYCQGGFRSALAADNLLKMGYKSPISLSGGFSEWANNGFDIESN from the coding sequence ATGAAACATAATCAAACATTCTTAGAGCTTGTTCAAGATGCTCTTTCCAGAGTTAGTGAAATAGATACAATACAACTTAAATCTAAATTAGATTCTCAAGAAGAAATTTACATAATAGACACTAGAGAAGATAGAGAATGGGACCAAGGAAGAATTCCTAATTCCTTGCATCTAGGAAAAGGCATAATAGAAAGAGATATAGAGAATTCAATACCAAACAGAGATGCTCAAATAGTCCTTTATTGTCAGGGCGGTTTTAGGTCAGCATTAGCTGCAGATAACCTTCTAAAAATGGGTTATAAAAGTCCTATTTCCCTGAGTGGTGGATTTTCTGAATGGGCAAACAATGGCTTTGATATAGAATCTAATTAA